From Toxorhynchites rutilus septentrionalis strain SRP chromosome 2, ASM2978413v1, whole genome shotgun sequence, a single genomic window includes:
- the LOC129764817 gene encoding uncharacterized protein LOC129764817, producing the protein MEIFRIVSILQLDSTSYYIFFVKPLPVKNTILKLPATIAIINENRTFFANKECRHIERNRICNRNHLEDYTEDECFSKLLRGLAAKCTFTNLTQSTEIKMLSNNNLIVKSKTSLNITTNCGITDRNVQGTFLIIFHNCSVTVNGSVFTNEELTKFETPLILPFVGLTIETKHFEAKFEIEELNINNRHHLETLIKEHKFHTYTSFGVSSFSILIIIAILILLFRTRNYHIKIKTVQRLSHDIEKMDTTIQKRDVSDSEKGEVKETSAQLAVNKEWEH; encoded by the coding sequence ATGGAAATTTTTCGCATTGTATCGATTCTACAATTAGATAGTACgagttattatatattttttgttaaacCTTTACCAGTAAAAAACACAATATTGAAACTACCCGCCACCATCGCCATCATCAACGAAAACCGAACgtttttcgctaataaggaATGTCGTCACATCGAGAGAAACAGAATATGCAATAGGAACCATTTAGAAGACTACACTGAGGATGAGTGCTTCTCCAAGTTATTAAGAGGATTGGCAGCAAAATGTACATTTACTAATCTCACACAATCGACTGAGATTAAAATGCTATCGAACAATAATCTAATCGTCAAAAGCAAAACAAGTTTGAACATCACTACGAACTGTGGAATCACAGATAGAAATGTTCAAGGGACATTCCTCATTATATTTCACAATTGTTCCGTCACTGTAAATGGATCTGTTTTCACCAATGAAGAGCTAACGAAATTTGAAACCCCATTAATCCTTCCATTTGTTGGACTTACAattgaaacaaaacatttcGAAGCCAAATTCGAGATAGAGGAACTGAACATAAACAACAGACACCATCTTGAAACTCTCATTAAAGAGCACAAATTTCACACGTATACGTCATTCGGGGTGTCCAGTTTCAGTATCCTAATCATAATAGCAATTTTGATATTGCTATTCCGAACAAGAAATTAtcatattaaaattaaaacCGTACAACGTTTGTCTCACGATATCGAAAAGATGGATACTACCATACAGAAACGGGACGTTTCAGACTCGGAGAAGGGAGAAGTTAAGGAAACATCTGCGCAACTGGCTGTTAACAAAGAATGGGAACATTAG